A window of the Cystobacter fuscus genome harbors these coding sequences:
- the sdhA gene encoding succinate dehydrogenase flavoprotein subunit, translated as MAAAARFTVVGGGLAGLMTTIKLAEAGHQVDILSLVPVKRSHSVCAQGGINGAVNTKGEGDSPDIHVKDTLRGGDFLAEQVSVKGMCYAAPGIIYLLDRMGVTFNRTPEGLLDFRRFGGTLHHRTAFAGATTGQQLLYALDEQVRRWESEGRVTKYEYWEWLGTVKDGTGRCIGSVAMDLRTNEIRTFPAEAVCLATGGPGIVFGRSTNSIINTGTAAGRAYMEGAIYANGEFIQVHPTSIPGEDKLRLMSESVRGEGGRVWVPRKKGDVRDPRQIPESERFYFLEEKYPKYKNLVPRDVATREIFTVCRELGLGIGGRDAVFLDVTHIPAQKLTEKLGGVMEIYEKFVGDDPRHVPMQIFPGMHYSMGGLHVSFEADSKTQTPLVGSPVNHTTRIPGLYAAGEAEYAYHGANRLGANSLLSCIYAGMLSGPAMASFAKSNTKSATDADLQKHFAEAKKFWEERFASIKKMDGKENAYGLTKELGDIMTENVTVVRYNDRLQKTLDRIREFKDRWKNINALDTGNVANRSISYANQLWNMFELAEVITKSALLRDESRGAHYKPDFSLPEPASKDPTQDPNWMGLWKKRHEKWAKTTLASYSPETPQISYEDIPTPVLDPEPRWYA; from the coding sequence ATGGCAGCAGCAGCGCGATTCACGGTGGTGGGCGGCGGACTCGCCGGGCTGATGACCACCATCAAGCTGGCCGAGGCGGGGCATCAGGTCGACATCCTGTCGCTCGTGCCGGTCAAGCGATCCCACTCGGTCTGCGCCCAGGGAGGCATCAACGGCGCGGTGAACACGAAGGGGGAGGGTGACAGTCCGGACATCCACGTGAAGGACACGCTGCGCGGCGGAGACTTCCTCGCCGAGCAGGTCTCCGTGAAGGGCATGTGCTACGCGGCCCCCGGCATCATCTACCTGCTGGATCGCATGGGGGTGACGTTCAACCGCACGCCCGAGGGTCTGCTCGACTTCCGCCGCTTCGGCGGCACGCTCCACCACCGCACCGCCTTCGCGGGTGCCACCACCGGCCAGCAGTTGCTCTACGCGCTGGACGAGCAGGTGCGCCGCTGGGAGTCCGAGGGCCGCGTCACCAAGTACGAGTACTGGGAGTGGCTCGGCACGGTGAAGGACGGCACGGGCCGGTGCATCGGCAGCGTGGCCATGGATCTGCGCACCAACGAGATCCGCACCTTCCCCGCCGAGGCCGTGTGTCTGGCCACCGGTGGTCCGGGCATCGTGTTCGGCCGCTCCACCAACTCCATCATCAACACGGGCACCGCCGCGGGCCGCGCGTACATGGAGGGGGCCATCTACGCCAACGGTGAGTTCATCCAGGTGCACCCCACCTCCATCCCGGGTGAGGACAAGCTGCGCCTGATGAGCGAGTCGGTGCGTGGCGAGGGCGGTCGCGTGTGGGTGCCGCGCAAGAAGGGCGACGTGCGCGATCCCCGGCAGATCCCCGAGAGCGAGCGCTTCTACTTCCTCGAGGAGAAGTACCCCAAGTACAAGAACCTCGTGCCGCGCGACGTGGCCACGCGCGAGATCTTCACCGTGTGCCGCGAGCTGGGCCTGGGCATCGGTGGCCGCGACGCCGTGTTCCTGGACGTCACGCACATCCCCGCCCAGAAGCTCACCGAGAAGCTCGGCGGCGTGATGGAGATCTACGAGAAGTTCGTGGGTGATGATCCGCGCCACGTGCCCATGCAGATCTTCCCGGGCATGCACTACTCGATGGGCGGCCTGCACGTGTCCTTCGAGGCGGACTCGAAGACGCAGACGCCGCTGGTGGGCAGCCCCGTCAACCACACCACGCGCATCCCCGGCCTGTACGCCGCGGGCGAGGCCGAGTACGCCTACCACGGTGCCAACCGCCTGGGCGCCAACTCGCTCCTGTCCTGCATCTACGCCGGCATGCTCAGCGGCCCGGCCATGGCGTCCTTCGCCAAGAGCAACACCAAGAGCGCCACCGACGCGGATCTGCAGAAGCACTTCGCCGAGGCGAAGAAGTTCTGGGAGGAGCGCTTCGCTTCCATCAAGAAGATGGACGGCAAGGAGAACGCGTACGGGCTCACCAAGGAGCTCGGCGACATCATGACGGAGAACGTCACCGTCGTGCGCTACAACGACCGGCTCCAGAAGACGCTGGATCGGATCCGCGAGTTCAAGGATCGCTGGAAGAACATCAACGCGCTGGACACGGGCAACGTGGCCAACCGCAGCATCTCCTACGCCAACCAGCTCTGGAACATGTTCGAGCTGGCCGAGGTCATCACCAAGAGCGCGCTGCTGCGCGACGAGAGCCGCGGCGCCCACTACAAGCCGGACTTCTCGCTGCCCGAGCCCGCCTCGAAGGACCCGACGCAGGATCCCAACTGGATGGGGCTGTGGAAGAAGCGCCACGAGAAGTGGGCCAAGACGACGCTCGCGTCCTATTCGCCCGAGACGCCGCAGATCAGCTACGAGGACATCCCCACGCCCGTGCTCGACCCCGAGCCGCGCTGGTACGCCTGA
- the sdhB gene encoding succinate dehydrogenase iron-sulfur subunit yields MDHATTTQAPVSNTTKHVTFRIWRQDGPDQQGHYDEFRIAYRQGANVVSCLMEIQRNPVTTDGRKVAPVIWDAACLEEVCGSCAMNINGRVRMACSALIDRIIGGGEPIITLEPMKKFPVTRDLAVNRDRMFDALKRVKAWIPIDGTHNLGPGPRQSPADHSVMYKLSTCITCGSCLEACPQVTIDNEFMGAAAISQARLFNMNPTGKMNSEERVRGLMGPGGIQDCGKAQNCVKVCPKEIPLTTSIAVMNREVTKQIIKDIFFNQEGDKKATGGPG; encoded by the coding sequence ATGGACCACGCGACCACGACGCAAGCGCCTGTCAGCAACACGACCAAGCACGTCACCTTCCGCATCTGGCGCCAGGACGGTCCGGATCAGCAGGGGCACTACGACGAGTTCCGCATCGCCTACCGCCAGGGAGCCAACGTCGTCTCCTGTCTCATGGAGATCCAGCGCAACCCCGTCACCACCGACGGGCGCAAGGTGGCCCCGGTCATCTGGGACGCCGCGTGCCTGGAAGAGGTGTGCGGCAGCTGCGCCATGAACATCAACGGCCGGGTGCGCATGGCGTGCTCCGCGCTCATCGATCGCATCATCGGCGGCGGCGAGCCCATCATCACGCTCGAGCCGATGAAGAAGTTCCCCGTCACGCGCGACCTGGCGGTGAACCGTGATCGCATGTTCGACGCGCTCAAGCGCGTCAAGGCGTGGATCCCCATCGACGGCACCCACAACCTGGGCCCCGGTCCTCGCCAGTCTCCGGCGGATCACTCGGTGATGTACAAGCTGTCCACGTGCATCACGTGTGGCAGCTGCCTCGAGGCGTGCCCGCAGGTGACGATCGACAACGAGTTCATGGGCGCCGCCGCCATCAGCCAGGCGCGGCTCTTCAACATGAACCCCACGGGCAAGATGAACTCCGAGGAGCGCGTGCGCGGGCTCATGGGCCCGGGTGGCATCCAGGACTGCGGCAAGGCACAGAACTGCGTGAAGGTGTGCCCCAAGGAGATCCCGCTCACCACCTCCATCGCGGTGATGAACCGCGAGGTGACCAAGCAGATCATCAAGGACATCTTCTTCAATCAGGAAGGTGACAAGAAGGCGACGGGCGGTCCGGGCTAG
- the sucC gene encoding ADP-forming succinate--CoA ligase subunit beta: MKIHEYQGKELFRKYGVPTPRGILATTPDEAEKAAKELGTSVVVVKAQIHAGGRGKGGGVKLAKSPAEAKQLAQQMIGMKLKTIQTGPEGQTVNKVYIEEGLAIGQELYLGVTLDRATSRITFMASREGGVEIEEVAEKHPEKILREAVDPIAGFQDFQGRKLAFGLGLTGPTVNKFVQFCSALYRVYTEADASLVEINPLVITKDGGVVALDAKVDFEENALYRHKDLLAYRDLAEEEPRETQAKEWDLAYIALDGNIGCMVNGAGLAMATMDTIKLVGGSPANFLDVGGGASKEKVTAAFKLILADPQVKAVLVNIFGGIMKCDIIAEGIIAAAKEVQLKIPLVVRLEGTNVQQGKDLLSNSGLAITPADNLRQAAEKAVAAVK; this comes from the coding sequence ATGAAGATCCACGAGTACCAGGGCAAGGAACTCTTCCGGAAGTATGGAGTCCCCACGCCGCGAGGCATCCTCGCGACCACTCCCGACGAGGCCGAGAAGGCCGCGAAGGAGTTGGGCACTTCGGTGGTCGTCGTGAAGGCCCAGATTCACGCGGGCGGCCGTGGCAAGGGCGGCGGCGTGAAGCTGGCCAAGAGCCCCGCCGAGGCGAAGCAGCTCGCCCAGCAGATGATCGGCATGAAGCTCAAGACGATCCAGACCGGGCCCGAGGGCCAGACGGTCAACAAGGTCTACATCGAGGAGGGCCTGGCCATCGGCCAGGAGCTGTACCTCGGCGTGACGCTGGATCGCGCCACCTCGCGCATTACCTTCATGGCCTCGCGCGAGGGCGGTGTGGAGATCGAGGAAGTGGCCGAGAAGCACCCGGAGAAGATCCTCCGCGAGGCGGTGGACCCCATCGCCGGCTTCCAGGACTTCCAGGGCCGCAAGCTGGCGTTCGGTCTGGGGCTCACCGGCCCCACGGTGAACAAGTTCGTGCAGTTCTGCTCCGCGCTCTACCGCGTGTACACCGAGGCGGACGCCTCGCTCGTGGAGATCAACCCGCTGGTCATCACCAAGGATGGCGGCGTGGTGGCGCTCGACGCGAAGGTGGACTTCGAGGAGAACGCGCTCTACCGGCACAAGGATCTGCTCGCCTACCGTGATCTCGCGGAGGAGGAGCCGCGCGAGACCCAGGCCAAGGAGTGGGATCTGGCCTACATCGCGCTGGACGGCAACATCGGCTGCATGGTGAACGGCGCGGGTCTGGCCATGGCCACCATGGACACCATCAAGCTGGTGGGCGGCAGTCCGGCCAACTTCCTCGACGTGGGCGGTGGCGCGAGCAAGGAGAAGGTGACGGCGGCCTTCAAGCTCATCCTCGCCGACCCGCAGGTCAAGGCGGTGCTCGTCAACATCTTCGGCGGCATCATGAAGTGCGACATCATCGCCGAGGGCATCATCGCCGCGGCCAAGGAAGTGCAGCTGAAGATCCCGCTCGTGGTCCGGCTCGAGGGCACCAACGTGCAGCAGGGCAAGGACTTGTTGAGCAACTCCGGCCTCGCCATCACCCCCGCCGACAACCTCCGCCAGGCCGCCGAGAAGGCCGTCGCCGCGGTGAAGTAG
- the sucD gene encoding succinate--CoA ligase subunit alpha: protein MSILVNNDTKVLCQGITGSAGSFHSKQMLEYGTKLVGGVTPGKGGTDFEGKVPVFNTVADAVKQTGANTSVIFVPPPFAADSIMEAADAGISLIITITEGIPVNDMVKAKRYIQGKPGVRLIGPNCPGVITPGAKCKIGIMPGHIHKPGRIGVVSRSGTLTYEAVYQLTQLGLGQSTAVGIGGDPVNGTDFVDVLKLFNDDPETDAVIMIGEIGGNAEEAGAEYVAREFKKPIAGFIAGQSAPPGKRMGHAGAIISGGKGTASEKIKAMEAAGFLMAASPAELGTTLQEAIKRGPPKKSR from the coding sequence ATGAGCATCCTCGTCAACAACGACACGAAGGTCCTCTGCCAGGGCATCACCGGCTCGGCGGGCTCGTTCCACTCCAAGCAGATGCTGGAGTACGGCACCAAGCTGGTCGGCGGTGTGACGCCGGGCAAGGGCGGCACCGACTTCGAGGGCAAGGTCCCCGTGTTCAACACGGTGGCCGACGCGGTGAAGCAGACCGGGGCGAACACCTCGGTCATCTTCGTGCCGCCCCCCTTCGCCGCGGACTCCATCATGGAGGCGGCCGACGCGGGCATCTCCCTCATCATCACCATCACCGAGGGCATCCCCGTCAACGACATGGTGAAGGCCAAGCGCTACATCCAGGGCAAGCCGGGCGTGCGCCTCATCGGTCCCAACTGCCCCGGCGTCATCACCCCGGGCGCCAAGTGCAAGATCGGCATCATGCCGGGCCACATCCACAAGCCGGGCCGCATCGGCGTGGTGTCGCGCTCGGGCACGCTGACGTACGAGGCCGTGTACCAGCTCACCCAGCTGGGCCTGGGCCAGTCCACCGCGGTGGGCATCGGCGGTGACCCGGTCAACGGCACGGACTTCGTGGACGTGCTCAAGCTCTTCAACGACGACCCCGAGACCGACGCCGTCATCATGATCGGCGAGATCGGCGGCAACGCCGAGGAGGCCGGTGCCGAGTACGTGGCGCGCGAGTTCAAGAAGCCCATCGCGGGCTTCATCGCCGGCCAGTCGGCTCCTCCGGGCAAGCGCATGGGTCACGCGGGCGCCATCATCTCCGGCGGCAAGGGCACGGCGTCCGAGAAGATCAAGGCCATGGAGGCCGCGGGCTTCCTCATGGCCGCCAGCCCCGCCGAGCTGGGCACCACGCTGCAGGAGGCCATCAAGCGCGGTCCTCCGAAGAAGAGCCGCTAG
- the ndk gene encoding nucleoside-diphosphate kinase translates to MAIERTLSIIKPDGLQKGVIGKIISRFEEKGLKPVAIRLQHLSQAQAEGFYAVHKARPFFKDLVSFMISGPVVLMVLEGENAVAGNRDLMGATNPANAAPGTIRRDFATSIDQNTVHGSDSLENAKNEIAYFFRETEIHGYEYSGKK, encoded by the coding sequence ATGGCCATCGAGCGTACGCTGTCCATCATCAAGCCCGACGGGCTTCAGAAGGGCGTCATCGGCAAGATCATCTCCCGCTTCGAGGAGAAGGGTCTCAAGCCGGTCGCCATCCGCCTGCAGCACCTGTCGCAGGCGCAGGCCGAGGGGTTCTACGCCGTCCACAAGGCGCGCCCCTTCTTCAAGGACCTGGTGAGCTTCATGATCTCCGGCCCCGTCGTCCTGATGGTGCTCGAGGGTGAGAACGCCGTCGCGGGCAACCGTGATCTCATGGGCGCCACCAACCCGGCCAACGCGGCCCCCGGCACCATCCGCCGTGACTTCGCCACCAGCATCGACCAGAACACGGTGCACGGCTCGGACAGCCTGGAGAACGCGAAGAACGAGATCGCGTACTTCTTCCGCGAGACCGAGATCCACGGCTACGAGTACTCCGGCAAGAAGTAG
- a CDS encoding dienelactone hydrolase family protein: MRIDTRAVEYTHGDKSFEGVLAYDGHREGKRPAVLVFHGWEGRSEAQLDFAKKLTDWGYAGFACDLYGKGLRGTTPDECRALMTPLVSDRATLRERILKTVETIRNQPEVDATRVAAIGFCFGGLCVLDLARTGADVRGVASFHGLLGRPEGLAETEIKAKVMVFHGWDDPMALPEDVVALGRELTRCKADWQVHAYGATMHAFMAPFANDPASGILYSEKASRRAWTSLAPFLAEVFFS; this comes from the coding sequence ATGCGCATCGACACCCGAGCAGTCGAATACACCCACGGCGACAAGTCCTTCGAGGGCGTGCTGGCCTACGACGGCCACCGCGAGGGCAAGCGTCCCGCCGTCCTGGTCTTCCATGGGTGGGAGGGCCGCAGCGAGGCGCAGCTCGACTTCGCCAAGAAGCTCACCGATTGGGGATATGCGGGTTTCGCCTGCGATCTCTACGGCAAGGGACTGAGAGGCACGACACCCGACGAGTGTCGGGCGCTCATGACCCCCCTGGTGTCGGACCGAGCGACGCTGCGCGAGCGCATCCTGAAGACCGTCGAGACCATCCGGAACCAGCCCGAGGTGGACGCCACCCGGGTAGCCGCGATCGGGTTCTGCTTCGGAGGGCTGTGCGTGCTGGACCTGGCGCGCACGGGCGCGGACGTGCGGGGCGTGGCGAGCTTCCATGGCCTGCTCGGCCGCCCCGAGGGCCTCGCGGAGACGGAGATCAAGGCCAAGGTCATGGTCTTCCACGGGTGGGACGATCCCATGGCGCTGCCGGAGGACGTGGTGGCCCTGGGCCGCGAGCTCACCCGGTGCAAGGCGGACTGGCAGGTGCACGCGTACGGCGCCACCATGCACGCCTTCATGGCGCCGTTCGCCAATGATCCCGCCTCGGGCATCCTCTACAGCGAGAAGGCCTCGCGCCGCGCGTGGACGTCGCTCGCGCCCTTCCTCGCCGAGGTCTTCTTCTCCTGA
- the rlmN gene encoding 23S rRNA (adenine(2503)-C(2))-methyltransferase RlmN, with the protein MTPTEPASATVDTAAPPVPAPTPAATPRTEVSSLTLEGLTRFLTEQLGERAFRAGQLYRWLHQRGATSFDEMTDLSKALREKLKARAEIVPLVKDAEQRSVDGTIKYRWKTRDGRYIESVYMPSEDRKTLCVSTQVGCAMACTFCMTGTLGLKRNLTPGEIVAQVHAVNREVRRNESLETLRPLSNLVFMGMGEPLHNFENLKTALSILQSQDGPNFSHRHITVSTVGLVPMIERFGQETDVKLAISLNASTDEQRSKTMPVNRKWNIAALLDACRKFPLRQGRRITFEYVLLRDFNDSDEDAARLIQLLDGIPAKVNLIPYNENPGLGFQTTMDERAERFRELLCAGHVAAFIRQNRGRDIAGACGQLANRGGESPSETPQSPELP; encoded by the coding sequence ATGACGCCGACAGAGCCCGCCAGCGCCACCGTCGACACCGCCGCTCCGCCCGTGCCCGCGCCCACCCCGGCCGCCACGCCGCGCACGGAGGTCTCCAGCCTGACCCTGGAGGGGCTCACCCGCTTCCTCACCGAGCAGCTCGGCGAGCGCGCCTTCCGCGCCGGCCAGCTCTACCGGTGGCTCCACCAGCGCGGCGCCACCTCCTTCGACGAGATGACGGACCTGTCCAAGGCCCTGCGCGAGAAGCTCAAGGCCCGCGCGGAGATCGTCCCCCTCGTCAAGGACGCCGAGCAGCGCTCGGTGGACGGCACCATCAAGTACCGCTGGAAGACCCGGGACGGCCGCTACATCGAGTCCGTCTACATGCCTTCCGAGGATCGCAAGACGCTGTGCGTGTCCACGCAGGTGGGCTGCGCCATGGCGTGCACCTTCTGCATGACGGGCACGCTCGGCCTCAAGCGCAACCTCACCCCGGGGGAGATCGTCGCCCAGGTGCACGCGGTCAACCGCGAGGTGCGCAGGAACGAGAGCCTGGAGACCCTGCGCCCGCTCTCCAACCTGGTCTTCATGGGCATGGGCGAGCCCCTGCACAACTTCGAGAACCTGAAGACGGCGCTCTCCATCCTCCAGTCCCAGGACGGGCCCAACTTCAGCCACCGCCACATCACCGTGTCCACCGTGGGGCTCGTGCCGATGATCGAGCGCTTCGGGCAGGAGACGGACGTGAAGCTCGCCATCTCCCTCAACGCGAGCACCGACGAGCAGCGCTCCAAGACGATGCCCGTCAACCGCAAGTGGAACATCGCCGCGCTGCTCGACGCCTGCCGCAAGTTCCCCCTGCGCCAGGGCCGCCGCATCACCTTCGAGTACGTGCTCCTGCGCGACTTCAACGACTCGGACGAGGACGCCGCGCGCCTCATCCAGCTGCTCGACGGCATCCCCGCCAAGGTCAACCTCATCCCCTACAACGAGAACCCCGGCCTGGGCTTCCAGACGACCATGGACGAGCGCGCCGAGCGCTTCCGGGAACTGTTGTGCGCCGGGCACGTGGCGGCCTTCATCCGGCAGAATCGGGGCCGGGACATCGCCGGCGCCTGTGGCCAACTGGCCAACCGGGGAGGGGAGAGTCCCTCGGAAACGCCGCAAAGCCCCGAGCTTCCTTGA
- the rpsP gene encoding 30S ribosomal protein S16, which produces MAVVLRLARAGAKKKPYYHVVATDSRNPRDGKFIEAVGAYDPNQNPAKVEFDAERLEYWLKSGALPSETVGELIKRHKRTAAATPAS; this is translated from the coding sequence ATGGCCGTTGTCCTCCGTCTCGCCCGCGCGGGCGCCAAGAAGAAGCCGTACTACCACGTGGTGGCCACCGACTCCCGCAACCCCCGGGACGGCAAGTTCATCGAGGCCGTGGGCGCCTACGATCCGAACCAGAACCCGGCCAAGGTGGAGTTCGACGCGGAGCGTCTGGAGTACTGGCTCAAGAGCGGCGCGCTGCCCTCCGAGACCGTTGGCGAGCTCATCAAGCGCCACAAGCGCACCGCCGCCGCCACCCCCGCTTCCTAG
- a CDS encoding KH domain-containing protein, whose translation MEQLILYLVRALVDHPDQVGLRASEVDGARLFELKVSPEDVGKVIGRDGRTVGALRTLLGAAGQKQGQKVRLEIQDDRRLPQAASSAPPEGQ comes from the coding sequence GTGGAGCAACTCATCCTCTATCTGGTGCGGGCCCTGGTCGATCACCCCGATCAGGTTGGCCTGCGCGCGTCCGAGGTGGACGGGGCCCGGCTCTTCGAGCTGAAGGTCTCCCCCGAGGACGTGGGCAAGGTCATCGGCCGTGACGGGCGCACCGTGGGCGCCCTCCGGACGCTGCTCGGCGCCGCGGGGCAGAAGCAGGGCCAGAAGGTCCGCCTGGAAATCCAGGACGATCGGCGCCTTCCCCAGGCCGCCTCTTCCGCCCCTCCCGAGGGCCAGTGA
- the rimM gene encoding ribosome maturation factor RimM (Essential for efficient processing of 16S rRNA) yields MGYVARAHGLKGEVAVRPFDPASESLDYVERVLVRTRAGQERLLRIESVRPTPKETLVVFEEVERREDAEALVGATVLVFREDLEPPEEDEYFQGDLVGLTAVDEAGNVLGRVEELWDTGEVPNLVIRAEGREELVVPFADDFVSTVDIPGGRLVVKPPEYLEVGGGGPEEEA; encoded by the coding sequence ATGGGCTACGTGGCCCGGGCCCATGGGCTCAAGGGTGAAGTGGCCGTGCGCCCCTTCGATCCCGCCTCCGAGTCGCTCGATTACGTCGAGCGCGTGCTCGTGCGCACCCGCGCGGGCCAGGAGCGGCTGTTGCGCATCGAGTCCGTGCGGCCCACCCCCAAGGAGACCCTCGTGGTCTTCGAGGAGGTGGAGCGCCGCGAGGACGCCGAGGCCCTGGTGGGCGCCACCGTGCTCGTCTTCCGCGAGGACCTCGAGCCTCCCGAGGAGGACGAGTACTTCCAGGGCGATCTGGTGGGTCTCACCGCGGTGGACGAGGCCGGCAACGTGCTCGGCCGCGTGGAGGAGCTCTGGGACACCGGCGAGGTGCCCAACCTGGTGATCCGCGCCGAGGGCCGTGAGGAGCTCGTCGTGCCCTTCGCCGACGACTTCGTCTCCACCGTGGACATCCCGGGTGGGCGGCTCGTGGTGAAGCCTCCGGAGTACCTGGAGGTGGGCGGAGGCGGACCGGAAGAGGAGGCGTGA
- the trmD gene encoding tRNA (guanosine(37)-N1)-methyltransferase TrmD: MYPVEVLTLFPDSVLGYLGASILGKAREKGLLGVTVTHIRDYAEGKHRVTDDAPYGGGAGMVMKPEPLVAAIEAARSRAPAGAKVLLMSPRGPTFTQARARELVREPGLILVCGRYEGVDERVMPFLDGEVSLGDFILTGGEVAALAVVDAVARLLPGVLGNESSSITESFEENLLEHPHYTRPPSFRGAEVPAVLQCGDHARIARWRRWHALRLTQERRPDLFARLELGKADVKLLQKKEEEL, from the coding sequence ATGTACCCCGTGGAGGTGCTCACCCTCTTTCCCGACAGCGTCCTGGGCTACCTGGGCGCGAGCATCCTCGGCAAGGCACGCGAGAAGGGCCTGCTGGGCGTCACCGTCACGCACATCCGCGACTACGCCGAGGGCAAGCACCGCGTCACCGACGACGCCCCCTACGGCGGCGGCGCGGGCATGGTGATGAAGCCCGAGCCCCTGGTGGCCGCGATCGAGGCCGCCCGGAGCCGCGCTCCCGCGGGCGCCAAGGTCCTGCTGATGAGTCCCCGGGGCCCGACCTTCACCCAGGCCCGGGCGCGTGAGCTTGTCCGGGAGCCGGGGCTCATCCTCGTGTGCGGCCGCTACGAGGGGGTGGACGAGCGCGTGATGCCCTTCCTGGATGGAGAGGTGTCGCTGGGCGACTTCATCCTCACCGGAGGCGAGGTGGCCGCCCTGGCCGTGGTGGACGCCGTGGCGCGGCTGCTGCCCGGGGTGCTCGGCAACGAGTCCTCCAGCATCACCGAGAGCTTCGAGGAGAACCTCCTGGAGCATCCGCACTACACCCGGCCTCCCTCCTTCCGGGGAGCCGAGGTGCCCGCCGTCCTCCAGTGTGGGGATCACGCGCGGATCGCCCGGTGGCGGCGCTGGCACGCGCTGCGGCTCACCCAGGAGCGGCGGCCGGATCTGTTCGCTCGCCTGGAACTGGGCAAGGCGGACGTGAAGCTGTTGCAGAAGAAAGAGGAGGAGTTGTAG
- the rplS gene encoding 50S ribosomal protein L19 codes for MRRSAIEYVEAKNLRQDVTAFQTGDSVRVHWKIKEGDKERVQAFEGLVIRKTRGYNRATFTVRKVSFGVGVERIFPVHSPRYEKIEVLTRGHVNRNRLFYIRNLKGKASRVESQEDAEMRRAAKAHQAKA; via the coding sequence ATGCGTCGCAGCGCTATCGAGTACGTGGAGGCCAAGAACCTCCGTCAGGACGTCACCGCTTTCCAAACGGGTGACTCGGTTCGAGTTCACTGGAAGATCAAGGAAGGCGACAAGGAGCGCGTGCAGGCCTTCGAGGGTCTCGTGATCCGCAAGACGCGGGGCTACAACCGCGCCACCTTCACCGTGCGCAAGGTGTCCTTCGGCGTGGGCGTGGAGCGCATCTTCCCGGTGCACAGCCCCCGCTACGAGAAGATCGAGGTCCTCACCCGCGGTCACGTCAACCGCAACCGCCTCTTCTACATCCGCAACCTCAAGGGCAAGGCCTCCCGCGTGGAGAGCCAGGAGGACGCGGAGATGCGCCGCGCCGCCAAGGCCCACCAGGCCAAGGCCTGA